One window of the Alicyclobacillus vulcanalis genome contains the following:
- the argS gene encoding arginine--tRNA ligase, whose amino-acid sequence MNVKSVKRSIARAIADIVGRPEDEIARMVEYPPNPALGDLALPCFPFARELRKNPAQIAEELAASVRQADGVESAQAEKGFLNIRLARPEFAERVVNQAISSVHDLFSLERGRGRTAVIDYSSPNIAKPFGVGHLRSTIIGHAIKRMMREDGWNVEGVNHLGDWGTQFGKVIAAYLKWGNEEEVRKDPIKELFRLYVRFHQEAESSPELEDEGRLWFKKLEEGDPEATRLWRWFIEESLRAFRQVYDLLGVEFEHYIGESFYNDKMDAIVQELRDKGLLVEDQGAEVVDLSAYDMPPCIIVKSDGTSIYATRDLAAADYRHKAFGAEALLYVVGAEQKLHFQQVFKVLELMGRDYAKHCVHVQFGLMKFNGQRLSTRRGHVVYLEDVLQKAIDEARAIIDEKNPGLENKDAIARQVGVGAVIFNDLKTFRVHEVDFRYEDVLNFDGETGPYVQYTHARASSVLRKAGTAAEAARWSSTHRPDDAEWALVMLLAQANETLERAVDSYDPSVIARYALQMCHAFNRFYHDHPILQADEPARTSRLALTRAVREALAKSLYLLGIEAPEEM is encoded by the coding sequence ATGAACGTGAAATCGGTCAAGCGAAGCATCGCACGAGCTATCGCAGACATCGTGGGGCGGCCGGAGGACGAGATCGCTCGCATGGTGGAATATCCGCCGAACCCCGCCCTGGGCGATCTCGCCCTTCCCTGCTTCCCGTTTGCACGCGAATTGCGGAAGAATCCGGCGCAGATCGCGGAGGAACTTGCGGCGAGTGTCCGGCAGGCCGATGGCGTGGAGAGCGCCCAGGCCGAGAAAGGGTTCCTGAACATACGATTGGCGAGGCCGGAGTTTGCCGAACGCGTCGTGAATCAGGCCATCTCCTCCGTGCACGACCTGTTCTCCCTCGAACGCGGACGTGGGCGGACGGCGGTCATCGATTATTCGTCGCCAAACATCGCCAAGCCGTTTGGCGTCGGACACCTGCGTTCCACCATCATCGGCCATGCCATCAAACGGATGATGCGCGAGGACGGGTGGAACGTCGAAGGGGTCAACCATCTCGGCGATTGGGGCACCCAGTTTGGCAAGGTGATCGCCGCGTACCTCAAGTGGGGCAACGAAGAAGAGGTTCGCAAGGACCCGATCAAGGAGTTGTTCCGCCTGTACGTGCGCTTTCACCAGGAGGCAGAGTCGTCGCCCGAGCTCGAGGATGAAGGGCGGCTGTGGTTCAAGAAGCTCGAAGAAGGCGATCCAGAAGCCACCCGCCTGTGGCGCTGGTTCATCGAAGAGAGCCTGCGCGCATTTCGGCAGGTGTACGACCTGCTCGGCGTAGAATTCGAGCATTACATCGGCGAGAGCTTTTACAACGACAAGATGGACGCGATCGTGCAGGAGCTGCGCGACAAGGGGCTGCTGGTTGAAGACCAGGGTGCGGAAGTCGTCGACCTGTCGGCGTACGACATGCCGCCCTGCATCATCGTGAAGTCCGATGGCACGTCCATTTACGCCACGCGCGATCTCGCCGCGGCCGATTACCGGCACAAGGCGTTCGGCGCGGAGGCGCTGTTGTACGTCGTCGGCGCCGAGCAGAAGCTGCACTTTCAGCAGGTCTTTAAGGTTCTGGAGCTCATGGGCCGGGACTACGCGAAACATTGCGTTCACGTCCAGTTTGGCCTGATGAAGTTTAACGGCCAACGGCTCTCCACGCGGCGCGGTCACGTCGTGTACTTGGAGGATGTCCTGCAGAAGGCCATTGATGAGGCGCGCGCCATCATCGACGAGAAGAACCCGGGCCTCGAGAACAAAGACGCGATCGCCCGCCAGGTGGGTGTGGGCGCGGTCATTTTCAACGACCTCAAGACGTTCCGCGTGCACGAAGTCGACTTCCGCTACGAGGACGTGCTGAACTTTGACGGCGAGACCGGGCCGTACGTCCAGTACACCCACGCCCGCGCGTCGAGCGTGCTTCGCAAGGCCGGGACGGCGGCTGAGGCGGCTCGCTGGTCATCCACGCACCGGCCGGACGACGCGGAGTGGGCGCTCGTGATGTTGCTCGCGCAGGCCAACGAAACCCTCGAGCGTGCCGTCGACTCGTACGATCCGTCCGTGATCGCGCGATACGCGCTGCAGATGTGCCACGCTTTCAACCGGTTTTATCACGATCACCCCATCCTGCAGGCGGACGAGCCCGCCCGCACATCCCGCCTCGCGCTCACGCGGGCCGTGCGTGAGGCACTCGCCAAATCGCTGTACTTGCTCGGCATCGAAGCGCCGGAAGAAATGTGA